The nucleotide window AATGTTGCCTGTGCATACGCCTGAGTCGCAATCTCCTGCTGTTGAGCAACCTTGTCCCGTTGTACACATCCCACAGGTGCTGCCGCCACAATCAACATCAGTTTCATCCTGATTCCAGGTGCCATCGGCGCAAGTCGCTACTTGGCAGACGTTGGTGGTGCATACGCTGGATTGGCAGTCGGTGGCGATGGAGCAACTTTTTCCATCGGTGCATGCCCCGCAGATCGCGCCGCCACAGTCGACATCGGTCTCGTCTTGATTTAAAGCGCTGTCGGAACAAGAGGGTGCTTGGCAAATGTTGGTGGTGCATACGCTGGATTGACAGTCGGTGGCGATGGAGCAACTTTTTCCATCGGTGCATGCCCCGCAGATCGCGCCGCCACAGTCGACATCGGTCTCGTCTTGATTCAGAGCGCCATCGGAACAGGAGGGTGCTTGGCAAATGTTGCCTGTGCACATAGCGGAGCTGCAATCTTCAGGTAACTGGCAGTTTTTACCATTTGCGCAAACGGCGCAACTGCCACCACAGTCCACGTCGGTTTCATCCCCGTTCCGTTTTCCATCACTGCATCCTGTTGGCATGCATGTCTTGTTGTCGCCACAGATCAACGACTGGCAATCGTTGTTGTTCATACAGCTTGCTCCGTCGGAACAAAGAGGGCAGCTTCCACCGCCACAATCGACGTCGCTCTCCGCAAAATTGCTTCGCCCATCCGAGCAATAGGTATCGGTATCTTCACTGTCTGGAATTCCGTCTCCGTCACTATCGGTGTCTAAAAAGTTAGGTATGCCATCGCCGTCCAGATCTTCAGCAAGTTCTTCGGCATCTAACAAACCATCGCCATCGGAATCCAAATCCAGATACGCAAAGAGGCCATCGCTATCGATATCTTCGCCAAGCAGATTTTCTTGCGCCAATTCGACAGAAGTCGGAAGGCTATCGCCATCGTCATCCGGATCAAATACGTTTAACAATCCATCACCGTCGGTGTCTTGCAATAACTCTAGCGAATCGGGCACACCATCGCCGTCGGAATCCAGTGCGCTTTGATTCTCGGGTGAATCACTTGGATCGTAACCCAGGCGACCGCACGCTGTAGAAGCGACAAGCGCAAAAGTAAGCAGGTAACGAGCATGCATGTAACACGACCTCAACATGTTAAATGTAGCATGTTTTATAATAAAGAAAAATTACAGTATTTTTGTATTTTGTCGAAGGAAGTACCGTTTAGGACGCAATACGCTGCCAAGAAAGCCTTCAAACTGAGCAATATTGTACCCAACGAGGATTGACGATTTGCACACGAAATAACGTTGGGCTGCCCTTTGGGTGTGAGCGAGCGCAGCTTTTGAACGACCACCAGCTTGACCCAAGACCTTAGCGTGCTAGCCCTTCGTTGCGACCACCGAAGGGAATTCATATGCGATTTTCATGTTGTGTCTTGTTTTCAATGCTCGTGTTTGCTTGTTCGCTCCAAGCATCGCCTGAATTGAATAGTTCAGCGCAGAATGCAAAGTCACAGCCGACTAAGCTCGAGGAGCTTTCGACGCGGCTTCAGCTGGATGCGGAACCCATTGGGGTTGATGAGATTCGCACAAAGGTGTTGTTGGAAGGCCAGCAATACGAGCTGTTTGCCTTGCGTGAAGGTGCGGACTCGCTCGAGGAAATTCAACTTCAGGTTCCGGACGGATCGGACTTGGATTTGCTGGTGTTTGACGCAGATGAAACCTTGATTGCATCGTCTGCTCTTTTTGGAAGCTTAAATGAAGGCATTCGGCTTTCGGAGCACGGAATCACGGACGAGGTGAAATACCTCATGGTTTTTAGAAACTCAAGCGACGCTGAAGCGACCTATACTCTCTCTACCTTTGCTCATGTGCAAACACCAATCGGTGGCGAGGATATCGGCGCCATCGATGAGTTTGGCATTAGTCAGATTCGTTTCCAGCGTTTGCCCCTGCACTTTGCCTTGCTTGGACGTTTCAATCAGGATCAAACAGAGGCGTCAGATGATATCGGCGTTCCTGCGGCAAAAGGCTATCTCCTTGAAGTGCCGCCGAACACAGGTTTTGAACTCGAGCTCAAGATGTCTCGTCCAGAGTCTTCTTTGCAACTTGTGGTTATTCCTGTTCTCGATTTTCGTTCCGAGAGTTTGGTGTTCTCCGCAGAAGCAGGCAACCCGCAAGTCATTGGGTCCAATGCGGTTCCACAATTTCAGTACTACGAAGTCTACGTGCGCAAGCTAGTCTACTATCCCACAGAAGATCCCGAGCTTGGTGTTTTCCGCATTCAAGCACGTCGCCTCTAACCTATTGAAATCAATAAAGTCTGAGCGATGAGAGCGTGCTGTATGCTTTGCTTGTCTACTCGATGGGGATCCGGAAACGGAAGGCGTCGGTTTGGACGAAGTTGCGGATCAGGTCTTTGAAGTTATGGCCACTGTTTTCAAAGTCAGCGTTGAGTGCATCCAAGGTGCAGCTATCAGCCACGGTGTCTTGCAAGCGTCCAAGCGACCAGTGAAAGAAGTACTCGACCATGCAAGCCGGGGTCTCAGGTGCTGCAGCGAGTTTTGATCCAAGCTCGGCCACATTTTGGAAATCCGGTTCATCGAAGCCATCAATGTAACCAGCGCCGGGTAAGGGGCTGTCGTCCGGATAAGCGTCTCGTTTTTGAGCGAGCTGATCGAACATTTCTAAACCGTTGCCGATTGGATCCATCATCGTGTGGCATCCAGCGCAGACCGGGTCAGCCAAGCGATCGGCCTCTGGCGAGACCTGCAGATCGGCTGGCACTGGCGGGGGCGGATCACACAGCACCACGTCTCGGATGTATTTACCGCGGTGAACGACTGGAGGTTTGCCCACCGGAGCGGACATGATCAAAAAGGAAGCTGTGCCAAAGAAGCCACCACGGCCGCTTGCGACAAGCTCGGTTTTCTCAAAACCGGATGCGCCCACGCCGCTTAGACCGTATTGATTGGCCAAGGTGCTATCGACGTAACCGTAGCTGGCATTGAAAAGTCCAATGGCGTCGGTTTCGTTCCAAAGAAAATCTTCGATGAGTCGTGAGGCTTCTTCGTGGGCTGCGCTCTTGAGAGTCGGATCGATATCAACTTCGCCAGGCGTTGCGTTGTCCGCAAGGGGCAAGCGCAGCCACTGATCGGCAAAGACGTGCATGGAGTTTTTGGCGCGTTCATCGGCAAGCATCTGCTCAGCGTAGCTGGTCACACCTTCTTTTGTATCAAGTTCACCGGCTTCGGCCGCATCAAGCAAAGCATCATCGGGGCTGCTTTGCCAGAGCATAAAGGAAAGGCGCGAGGCCATTTCGTAACCGGTGATTTTTAGCAAATCAGGTCGCTCGGTGTTGTTTTCTCCGAGCTCGGTGCGGAAAAGAAAACGAGAAGATTGCAGCATTCCTTCGATGATCAAGCGAATTGCGCCATTGGCATCGGCAGGGTCGTGGGTTTGTCCAAGGGCTATCAAAGGCGCCAGATCATTGTGCTGCTCATCTTCTCGCAGTGGGCGACGGTAGACTTTTCGGCCAAGGCTGCGAGCGGCTTGCTCTTGGCAACTTTGCTCAGCGACATTGCATCCACCGGTAAGTTCGGCAAGCTTGTCGGGCGAACTTAGCACTTGCTCAGCAACATATTCGGCAATGCTTTGGTAGGTGGCTGCTTGATCCACGCTGATGGTCAAAAGCGTAGCGTTGTTGCGAAAACCTTTCATGACGGGATCCAAAGGAAACTCTTCGGCCATGCTTGAGACATCCACTCCGAAAATGTCGGCAATGCTGTTGATGTACTCGCGTTTGGTGAGTCGGCGAATGGGCGCGGGTCCGGGGCTGTGTTTGTCTGCGGTGCAGGTCAACGCTGCGGCCACGCTGCTAGTTCCACTTGTGTTCGTGTTGGCACCGATCGAACCGCTGCAGCTTGTACTAAGTAGAGTAACCGACAGGATCGCTAAGCTAAGGTATCTCATATCCAAAGTCCTCCAATCGTGCCCGTGGAGTTTCCGATACTGGCTTCGTCGGATGCCGAAACACCTACGGCGCGCATGGCGGTGAGCCAAAGATTTGAGATTTGCGTTCCGGAAGGCGCAGCGACTGTGCCGCCGCCGGTCATGCCGCCGAGGTTTCCAGCGACAAGAACAGGGAGCACATCGTCGCGGTGATTGACGTCGCCCATTTCGCTGGTGCCGACCACTGCGCAATGATCCAACAAAGTCGTATCATCCCCCAAAGGTACATTAAGTTTTTCAATAAAGTGTGCAAAGCGAGAGACACGCCAGCGGGCGAGTTCGGCAAACTGAGCGTATTCTGCAGGAGAGTTTACGGGGCTTGAGTGTGATAGGCCGTGCTCGTTGCTCGTGTGTCCGAGAAATGAATAAAGGTAGCTGTCCGAAGAGCTGCACAGCGAAACATACATCACTCGCGTCAAATCGCAGATAAACGCCATTTGATGGAGCGTGAGCAAATCTTCAACGCGGTTTTGATACTCGATCGCTTCGTTGTTTGAGGGCGTGCTTGCTGCAGGTGTTGCGGGCGACTCGCAACTTCGTGGTCCTGTGCTTAATCGAAGCTCAAGTTCACGAATGCTTGTGAGGTGTTCTTCTAGTTTTTCGCGATCGGATTGTCCGAGTTCATTTTGCAAGGTTTGGATATCGGTGTCGACGTAGTCCAAGACGCTGCCGCGCTTTGCTTTGAGCTTTTCAAGCTCGGGATCCGGCTCGCCGGTGTTTCCGCTAAACTGCGTGAAGATGTCATCGAAAAACTTTCGAGGATCGACGAAGTAGTCTTGGAACTGACCGCCCTCTCCGAAGGAATAGGCCCGGCGTACAATGGTGATGTCGCTTGCGCCGCCAATGTTGCGTGCGCAGGAATTGATGGAGCCATAGGGAGCATCACCACGGATGTGTTTGGCGATGGCTTGGTCTACTGAGATGCCTTGTGCGCCTTTGACTTCAGCTTCGAATTTACCTCGAAAGGTTCCGCTCTCGGTTTTTGCAGGCAGACCAGTTGAGAAACTAAAGCCACAAGCAGTGTGGCGCTCGAGGCTTTGTGTTGTCGAAGCGACATCGTTTCCAATGTTTGTGATGGCATTGATCAAGGGGGTTACGTCGCTAGCGACTGGTGCGACCATGGGAGGCGCCGAGACCAAGCCGTCCATCCCACCGACACGCAGCCCATTGAGAATCGAGTCGTTTGCAAGATTGCTAAGCGATCCGGTTTTCCAATAATCCATCGCTGCGCCATCGCCCCAATGAAACAAAACGAAACGCTTTGGTTGATCGACGTTTTCACTACGTGCAACGCGATGAAACTGCCCCTTGCTGTTGAGCATGGCCTCCAGTGGTGGCAGAGCAATCGCGATGCCTGCGATACCCATGCCGCGAAGCACTGCACGGCGATTAAGTTTAAGCTTCTTATGTGGTCCCTTTCTCACAAGCCCTCCCTCATGAAGATGGTAGTTTGCAACACTCATGCCAGCTATAAAAAGGAGCGGTTCTTGATGTAGCGATCTAAAAAAACCGGACAAAATTGTCGTATTGCTCGGAGCATGGAGCGTGTCATGCGCCGAAAATCGGCCAATTTTACGCAATATTTGCAGGATATTTCCAAGGACGGAGCCATCCAAACGCACTGCATATAAAGGCGGATCACGCCTCCAAGGGATGTTACACTGCTGTTATGCCTTGTCTTACACGTTTGGGAGGCCCCGAGGGCAGTCAGCAGTTCGCTGTGTTTAAAGCGATTACTTCTATTGGTAGCGCACCATCAAACGATGTTGTGTTAAACGACGGCAGTGTTGCTGAGTATCATGCGCAGTTGGTGTTCGATGGCAAACACTTCAACTTGGCCGAAATAGATGGCGAAGCGGAGCTGAAAATCAATGGTAAACGAAAACGACGTGCTCGTTTAGTTCATAACGATCGGCTTCATGTCGGAGATGTTGAGCTGGTCTTCTCATTGCTTGACGGTACCGGTGTAGGTGATGAACGCGAAGACTCCAATGCTCCGAATGGCAGCGAACTCTCCGGGCTTGCACGCCTGCATGAGTTTAGCATGCGTTTGATGGAGATACGTTCGGTAGATACCTTGCTCGAGTCATTGCTTGACGCCGTCATTGAAATCACCCACGCCGATAAAGGCTTTGTGATTTTGCTTGAGGATACGCGACCCAAAATAACGGTGGCACGTAATTTACGCGGCGAAAACCTTAGCGATGGGATTCGGCATCTGTCCGACAGCATCATTGCCAAAGTGATCGAAAACAAGCGAGCAGTGATTGTTAGCGATGCACTAAAAGATGAAGTGTTTAGCAAGAGTGAGAGCGTGATGAGCCTCAAACTGTGCTCGGTGATGTGTGCACCTTTGATGTCCCAGGGACAGTTGTTGGGTGTGCTTTACGTGGGCAACGATAGCGTGGCCAATTTGTTTGTGGAATCATCGCTGGATGTGATGAGTGTGTTTGCGGGTCAGGCCTCGCTCATTTTACAAAATGCACTTTTGTTGGATCAATTGCGCACCGATCGCGATCAGCTGGCCGAACAACTTGAAAACAAGCGTTTTGGCGACATCATTGGAAGCTCGCCCTCGCTGCTCGAAGTCTTTGCGCAAATTGAAAAAGTCGCGCCGATTGACATCAGTGTGCTCGTTACCGGTGAAACCGGTACGGGCAAAGAACTGATTGCTGCTGAGATTCATCGGCGCAGCGGGCGCGGGGCGGGGCCCTTCGTTGCGGTCAATTGTGGGGCGATTCCAGAGAATCTGATGGAAAGCGAGCTTTTCGGGCATGTAAAGGGCGCATTCACAGGTGCGATTGCTACCCATCAGGGACGTTTTCAGCAAGCCAATGGTGGCACCTTGTTTTTAGACGAAA belongs to Myxococcales bacterium and includes:
- a CDS encoding DUF1592 domain-containing protein; translated protein: MRYLSLAILSVTLLSTSCSGSIGANTNTSGTSSVAAALTCTADKHSPGPAPIRRLTKREYINSIADIFGVDVSSMAEEFPLDPVMKGFRNNATLLTISVDQAATYQSIAEYVAEQVLSSPDKLAELTGGCNVAEQSCQEQAARSLGRKVYRRPLREDEQHNDLAPLIALGQTHDPADANGAIRLIIEGMLQSSRFLFRTELGENNTERPDLLKITGYEMASRLSFMLWQSSPDDALLDAAEAGELDTKEGVTSYAEQMLADERAKNSMHVFADQWLRLPLADNATPGEVDIDPTLKSAAHEEASRLIEDFLWNETDAIGLFNASYGYVDSTLANQYGLSGVGASGFEKTELVASGRGGFFGTASFLIMSAPVGKPPVVHRGKYIRDVVLCDPPPPVPADLQVSPEADRLADPVCAGCHTMMDPIGNGLEMFDQLAQKRDAYPDDSPLPGAGYIDGFDEPDFQNVAELGSKLAAAPETPACMVEYFFHWSLGRLQDTVADSCTLDALNADFENSGHNFKDLIRNFVQTDAFRFRIPIE
- a CDS encoding DUF1552 domain-containing protein → MRKGPHKKLKLNRRAVLRGMGIAGIAIALPPLEAMLNSKGQFHRVARSENVDQPKRFVLFHWGDGAAMDYWKTGSLSNLANDSILNGLRVGGMDGLVSAPPMVAPVASDVTPLINAITNIGNDVASTTQSLERHTACGFSFSTGLPAKTESGTFRGKFEAEVKGAQGISVDQAIAKHIRGDAPYGSINSCARNIGGASDITIVRRAYSFGEGGQFQDYFVDPRKFFDDIFTQFSGNTGEPDPELEKLKAKRGSVLDYVDTDIQTLQNELGQSDREKLEEHLTSIRELELRLSTGPRSCESPATPAASTPSNNEAIEYQNRVEDLLTLHQMAFICDLTRVMYVSLCSSSDSYLYSFLGHTSNEHGLSHSSPVNSPAEYAQFAELARWRVSRFAHFIEKLNVPLGDDTTLLDHCAVVGTSEMGDVNHRDDVLPVLVAGNLGGMTGGGTVAAPSGTQISNLWLTAMRAVGVSASDEASIGNSTGTIGGLWI
- a CDS encoding sigma 54-interacting transcriptional regulator, giving the protein MPCLTRLGGPEGSQQFAVFKAITSIGSAPSNDVVLNDGSVAEYHAQLVFDGKHFNLAEIDGEAELKINGKRKRRARLVHNDRLHVGDVELVFSLLDGTGVGDEREDSNAPNGSELSGLARLHEFSMRLMEIRSVDTLLESLLDAVIEITHADKGFVILLEDTRPKITVARNLRGENLSDGIRHLSDSIIAKVIENKRAVIVSDALKDEVFSKSESVMSLKLCSVMCAPLMSQGQLLGVLYVGNDSVANLFVESSLDVMSVFAGQASLILQNALLLDQLRTDRDQLAEQLENKRFGDIIGSSPSLLEVFAQIEKVAPIDISVLVTGETGTGKELIAAEIHRRSGRGAGPFVAVNCGAIPENLMESELFGHVKGAFTGAIATHQGRFQQANGGTLFLDEIGELPLSLQVKLLRALQEHEVSKVGDSQKEKVDIRVIAATHRDLQEEIKKSRFREDLYYRLNVVHLHLPPLRERGEDVIVLAKYLLEKFVQEFKSEVRGFTPNAIIALRKYPWPGNVRQLENRIKKAIVLCDKTLVGPEDLELGEKALEPIKTLAQAREDFQRSYIHEVLELNGGNRTKTAQDLGVDPRTVFRYLEKGGPDIE